One Sulfurirhabdus autotrophica DNA window includes the following coding sequences:
- a CDS encoding LON peptidase substrate-binding domain-containing protein produces MTKMDSWLRQKLPLLFDKENNVETLTIPIFPLNTVLFPGGILPLRIFEPRYMDMTKACMRDKLPFGICLIKEGEETGTPAIPEAVGCLAEITNWDMHQQGILNLTTIGLQRISIQSQKTSKEGLITAKAFKVSIEPAQKVPESLMQCVNVLQNIITKVGEDKFQSPLQYDDAAWVGYRLAEVLPLKLSAKQSMLEMNDSITRLQILQSFMKQQGLLG; encoded by the coding sequence ATGACTAAAATGGATTCCTGGCTACGCCAAAAACTCCCCCTGCTATTTGATAAAGAAAATAATGTGGAAACCCTGACTATACCGATTTTCCCGCTTAACACCGTTTTGTTCCCTGGCGGCATATTGCCTTTGCGCATTTTCGAACCAAGGTATATGGACATGACCAAAGCCTGCATGCGCGACAAACTACCTTTTGGCATATGCCTGATCAAAGAAGGGGAAGAAACCGGTACGCCAGCCATACCGGAAGCCGTAGGCTGCCTAGCAGAAATCACCAATTGGGACATGCACCAACAGGGAATATTGAATCTCACTACAATTGGGTTGCAGCGCATCAGCATTCAATCCCAGAAAACCAGCAAAGAAGGACTGATCACCGCCAAAGCTTTCAAAGTCAGCATAGAACCAGCCCAAAAAGTACCGGAATCACTCATGCAATGCGTCAATGTATTGCAAAACATCATCACCAAAGTAGGCGAAGACAAATTTCAATCACCCCTGCAATATGACGATGCAGCATGGGTAGGCTACCGCCTTGCCGAGGTGCTGCCGCTCAAGCTCAGCGCCAAACAAAGCATGCTGGAAATGAATGACAGCATTACGCGATTGCAGATATTACAGAGTTTCATGAAACAGCAGGGGCTGTTAGGCTGA